The genomic interval tgtaacacactttaataaacatgatccaACATTAATTCtgggaagaaaataaaaatgctgcCGGACATGTGTgacatcaaaatggggtcatgatccgaAAAAGGCACTGGGTTCTCACCCCAGCGGCTGGGCTGCTGTCCTCCCTAGTCCACAGGTAGCTGACTCCGCCTTTGTCGTCAGTGGAGTGAGATCCATCAAGAGTGGCCGTCCGGGCGGGCAGCGCGATGGGGGGACTCGACACTACTCGGGCTATGGGCGGTTGGTCCTTTTCTGGTGGGcaaaaagaataataacatATGAAcaggaaaaattaaaatttgacCTCATGTTGTTAAAAGAATACGTTTCCAATGTAAActcctgtttattttttgtcataggCCATAGAAAGATGctgtgtacttttattttgaaaggcactttgttgttgatgtgtaaaaaataaaaacagaatcctTAAAGGAAAAAGACAAACGTATTTCTGCACCTTCTCTGACAATGACTGTGACAATGTCGCTGCTCTCCAGTTTTCTCTCATCGGTCACCGTCAGGGTGAACTCGTACGAGCCCACCTCCAGCCCCGTTACCGTGGCAACTGCACTGTCTGCATTTTCGATCCTCGCACCGTCAGGGCCACTggtgagagagggagagaagcTTGGAACTCACAGGGATGGATTTGTGTGAGTTTTGAATGTGAATAATTAGACCTGACTGAGGTGGTCTCAGACTCACCTGGTCTTCTTCCAGTGATACGTGGCGATCTTCTGGTCGTCTCTGCTCTTACTGCCATCTAAAGTGGTTCTGTCAACCGGCAGCGTCAGCTCTTTTTCAGGTCCAGCATCGGCTACTGggggtttgttgttttctggacGAAAAGTGAAAGAATGACTGAGCTGTAACTGGACAAACAAAGGTAAAGGAAACTAAAACAATCAAATTTAAAGCCAAAAGGATTTTTCGTCCAGGTTTCTCCTTAAGAGATCGCCATAGTAACTGATCtgcctccacctcctccttctAACCAATCATGAAAACTTCCCCTTTAATCACAACAATCTCCTCAAAATGATTCCTCCTGCTGGTCTCTAGGGTCAATAAAGTCCCAAcgtatttagattttttaaaaatcacaaaaaacacaagtagAAAAgtaaattttggaaaaaaatcttTACTTAAATTAGGGTTTTCATGGCCAACAGATTTACTTTCttcttttaaatataaatttaactCCTGTTTTCAAAATGACCACTGCACTCCTTTCGACTGCTGCATAAAacattttgattacatttttttttttttaagaagagaaaaaaatgacattgcTTTTAATAGCCAAACTGGTATGACATTAATATGTGGCCTTGtttacaaaacaataatataaatcTCATCACTGTTTTCCTCTGCTCACTAAATAATCCTGCAGTTAAATTGCATTAGATCTTTAGTCCATTTATGTCCAACTTGCttccaaatattttctttaaatttgatCTTTCTTTCGTTTCTGATAAGAATGTCATCGGTTTTCAACGGGAGGGTTCAAATTAACTCTTTGTGCTGCATTAAGATCAGACATTTCTGGACTTTCAAAAACCAAGCGACTCTTTCAACACATCTTTTCTAAAGGCAACATTCAGTTTAAGAATAGACAAACTTTTGCACTGAAAGTCTACGTTTTGTTACAACTGgctgctttttaaaaacagatcTAATCAATGTTTCTGATACAGAAACATTTGAAAACCACATTCCTGCAATGCGATCCACTCCCCGTCACGTATAATGAGTCACTGCTCTGTCATTGTTTGACCTTACAGTTTGCACACAGCAGGTCACGCTGGTGTTGGTTTGCGTCCCACAGTCCGCTGAGTGCTTTCTGAGGACAGGTGGCATTGCTTAGGGCTCCTTATCAATGTTTGACAAACAAAAACTTGATAGCTGATAAACTTCACAGTAAAACAAAAGCAGCAGGAACACGACTACATCCTTTCGCAACAATCAGTGAAAGATCACAGACAGGGAATAAACCTGCACATTGTTGTAATTATGTTTTAATCATTACATTCTTTATTAATAACCCATTATCTATTGTATTACTGATTACATGATATAAGGGGATTTTCTACAATGTGTTGTTCTCATTGCATTTTGGTTTATTCCTTGAccttttttaacttatttgtgATCCATTAATTCTGTTATTCTTCATTTTAAAGGAAGGCCCTCATTAAAAGCCATTATTAGATGTGGTCCGTTAAACATGCAGGAATGTGTCCCTCCAGGATCGGGAATGACAAGGCCTGTTCTAAAAGGAGCTCTCTGTGCTAAATACATAAAGATTAACAGACCATAACAAATCCAAATCTAAAGCTGGTCTTAATGGCCTCAGCAGATGCGACACGTTAAACGTGTGTAAATATTTCTCTCACCGTGTCACATAAATCAGTTCTCTGTTTACCTGGTTGGACGATGACAGTGACATGTGCGGTGTCCTGCTGTCCGGATGAGTCAGTGACGGTCAGCTGGAAGGTGTAGTCTCCTTCCTGCATGGCTGAAAGCTGCAGGATCGGCGTTCGAACACCCTGAAgaaaacacaaagcaacaaatgCATCCCAGCACAGGGTTAGTAATAAAACAGACTGCAGCAAAATGAAACTCTACATTTACAGTCATCCTCGTTTCaccttaaaaacattaaaaactgaGGATTTTCGCATGTGTTATAAGCTCTTTCTACAGGTTCTACAAGGAGATTGATCATGTGGACAAACTGCTGGCTCAGCACTTCTCTCTTTCTGCTGCTATTGCACACATCTTTGTGACTTTTATGTCCTTGGTGTAAGAAATGTGAGAACTGGATTTAGTTGTAGAAACTTCCAAATAATTGACAAACCCTGGTCTGGAAAGGTTGTTGAGATATCTGCTCTAGCAAAGTTGATTCATGAactaaaaagtggaaaaaaataaaggtttgaTCAAATATTGAGGGAAATACATtacaaccagaaaaaaaaaataactgtctagttttattttgaaagagcaGATCACAAGTTGTTTAAGGTTGTACTGCAGGATTTGGAAAACAATTCAAAGAGTTCAAAGGTTATTTGCTTCGATTAATGTTTAaagccacatgtggcccacgGCTTCCAAAGTAAACTACGAAAATAACCcaaaagacaacacaaacacaaaaaaagaaacttattaaaaaaaaatgacaacaaatacacaacaaaaaatgaacatAACATTAACCTGAAGTtgcacaagacaacaaaaacaaaaaaaaaaagaaaatttcacaaaataacaaatacacaaaaatgactcaataaatcacacaaactctccattctttcctgtattaatgctcagattgctcattaatCTATTAATGCAGACATTAATTTTGATCATGCAGCCCTCGGATCTGTTGTATATCACTGATTTAAAGTATGTGTGTAAAGAAAAGAGTACCTCCACCATCCTGTGAAAAAGGTGGCCATTACTCTAACCATGGAAGATGATTGAGGACTCCTCTTTTAAAACCAAGCTCCTCACTTTAATTTGAAACTCAAGAGGTTAAATTCATGTTACCTGCATCTCGATCACTTTGTCTTTGCTCTCGGGGCTGAGGGACCACTCGTAGGACAGCGAGTCGTGGTCGTCCGTGCTTTGGTTGCCGTACAGAGTGATGGAGTTTCTTGGAAGCTGGATGACCTGCATTAAAGGAACGGTTAGAAACCAGACTGGTTTTACACCAGTAGCCACAGGGTATGAAGAAATAGTTCAGACCTGGTTGGGTCCAGCGTTGGCCACGGGCCGATAGTCCTTGGCTTTGTTAACGGAGAGTGTGGCCAGAGTGGAGTCAGTGGCTCCATCAGAGTCTGTTACTGTCAAACTGATGAAGGAGGAGAACACAGTGCTTTAAACAACCTCATTAGtgccatttatatttaactcaGTTACTTTAGTGTCCATTAGGGAGTCACACAACTGACATTTCTCCTCTATTAAAGCGTTTAACTCAggggtgtcaaaatcatttttgtttagggaccagtttgatctaaagtgggccacAAATCATAGATGGGGAAGAAAGATCAATTTTAACATAATTGTGCCCGAGTTTTTAATATCggttcaattcacttaaaaaattattgactttttaaccaatttttgtgtaatttagtggAATTGCTTGTGAGAAATTACAAGATTTGTTAAGTTCTTTCCAcattttgcaattaaaaatgcattcatgcgatataaacaaaggaaaaatgcaagcccctataaatattgttgagttttattaaATCGGTGAATTTCAGACAACTACAATTGGATTATTTAGtcattgacaaaaataattcatgttttctctgttatttttactttctcctgctggcCGAAatcggatgctctaaagggccggatttggtccctggGCCTCGGGTTTGACACATAGTTTAAGCTTTCTCATCTCTGTTACATTTTTCTCGTATGACACTAAATATACATACGGTTACCTCAACTCAGAAAAACATTGAGCAACATAATCACTTACTTGAACCTGTACATTTTGCAACTAATTCCTATTTCCCCACAACACAAAGATGAAGGCTCTACTTGTACCTGAACGTGTAGTTTCCTGGCACCAGGTTTGTCAGTGTGAGGACTTGAGTGTCAGCGGAGACCTTCTCCTCCCTCAGAGGACCTTTGACCTCCTCCCAGTGCCACGCCACCACTTTGTCATCATCTGTGCTCTCTGTGGTCGAGTAAAGGCCAGATTCATATCAGTTACTCTGCTGAGccactgtcagtgtgtgtgttagtgagaCTCACGGCTGCCGTCGATCACCGTTGAGCTGGTTGGTAAAGAAATCTCCTGGAACTTCGGGGAAACGACGGCGACAGGAGGCTTGTTCACTCGTGGTTCTGTTTGGGGGGGAGGGGTAGGTGAGGAAGGTGACTCACCTGCTAATCTGCATGTGCAATGTGTGTAGTGGCACTAAAAGCTTTGGAAAAGATTGCCAAAAGAACAGTGGAAAAGAAGCTGGCAGGAGGAAATAAGGCTATTTATTGATATTGCAGAGAGAGAATAGCCAAGACAATAATCTCAATACATGGCAAAAAGAACCTTAAAAGTGCTCTGCAACAGTTCTAAAGCACATACAATTTGGACTTTGGGGCTATTTATAGAATATTAATgtagagataaaaaataaatatgtacacTTACAAATTCCACCCATATAAGCATCTTCTGATGCACACAAAAcctaaaatagtttaaatgtgTCCTTTTAAGATCTTctcatatcttttttttctaaccaaaaaaaaattcaacactTTGATCCCATTGAGTGGTTGTATGAGTTATTTTTAGCAGTGTTGCTTTTGACTGGTTTCTAACATCATTACTGATTATAGTGACAGACATcctaaaataaaatgagaaaatgatttgaaatacatttacctaaagtgtgttttaattgtattgttgttctttttcttttcgtATTATACTGTATTgcactatttttattattctgtttttattgtaaagtgtccttgggtggcctgaaaggctcttttaaataaaatgaattgtcattattattgtgACTAAACATGTGGGTCAGATTAACGTTAGCAGTGAAAGACAGCATTTTGACGTCAAGCTTCACCACCTTTTATGATCAGCAGTTAAAACAATACACCACGCACTCTTTTTAGGCATATGCTTTCTGATGCTCCGTCAGCCTGATCAGGTTCTTGATGATATCTGTAGAATAAATAATGCTTTCTGGTTGGATTTTCCTGCTCACCTGGTTTGACCGTGACATTAACGTAACCTTCTCCGTGGGCGCCCTCGCCATCGACTGCCACCTCGAACACATACAGGCCCACAGTcagctgagagagagagagagagagagtctgaTAAACTCCAGATGATAAATCGCGTGCACTGAGCTCTGCTGTGTGGGGTTTATTTTTAGCAGGGCGTTAATATGAAATGTGGCGTTCAGAATCAGTACCTGGCTGAGTTTGAGCGTCTGGCTGTGCTTTCCCTCCATTTCCCCACTGTAATCTTTGGGATGTGTGATGAGACGCCAGTCGTATGCATAGTTTGTCCCTgtggagcagcagcaacacaaagCAAGGTCATGGAAAACTGCTCATGCGTTTCATTAGAATCAAGATAGGATCCAAAACTGCAGCGATCCACGGAGTGCTACAGTTGGGATCAGGAGATCTGTTATCTTCACCAGGGTGGGTAGCATTTTTTGACAAGGGTTTTATACACATTAGAGAGCTGTACGGTGTGGGGTTAACCTGGCAGAGTTGGAGGAACCACAAAGGCGTTGAGTTCCACCTGGTTGCGAGGCAGCGTCACCTCCACGCTCTCTCCTGCAGACACCACCAGGTCCCTCACTACAGGGAAAAACATACAATCAGGAACACGAAGAGGAAAGTGATCAGAAAAGACAGGAATATTTAACAGGAAATTAGTGGAAAAAGCCTTTTATTCCTTTAATCCTGCTTGGATCATAACTATCCTTCAGACTAACATGAATAGTCTGACCTCCTTAGATTTACAGAAAAAGTCTATAAAACTGATTGTATCATCTATGACTGTTTCATCTGTAATTCAAACAGAAGTGCTTCGTTTATAGaattttgcacacacacacaaaagaaaaattgCCTCCTCAGCATTTATTACTGCTCTCAAATTCCCAATATTCACAGTATTTAACTCATCGTGGGCTGAAGGATCCGAATAATATTCCTCACCATTTTAAtgtcttgaaaaaaaattaatcaggAGAGAAAAACTGATCATACAAGATATTCATGTGTCTACACATTCCTGCTGCTCAAATGTTGCTCAGGTAAAAACGTTTGAGCAATCTGTCGTTAAATGTAGCCTGTACTAAGATTGGGGGACAATCTGCAACACCTCCAAACTGAACATGTGCAGGAAGGGTGCTTAATTATTAATAGGTTCATATTTAATACATGGAACACAGATGTATAGCAGAAGGAGCTGGAAACGGATGATCTATTCTCTACACCAGTCCTCACTAGTCTGTGTTGAAGATGTAACGACGGCGGTCCCAGCGGTGGGAGGCGTGCCGTGATCAGCACTACTATTGGAAGATGCAGCAGCTATGACGGCGTCGTCACTCATCGTCGTCGTGTTCTGCTTGGAAGAAGAAGCAGCGATGGCGTTGGAGCTCCTGTTAGCGGTTAGCTGGCTGAGGTTCTTCAGGCCTGTGTGGAGAGGGGTGGCCATGCTGGGGGCTGCCGGAGGGGGGGGGACCGTTTCCTGCAGAGAGGACGAGGACAAAATATGCACCcaagtaaaataaaagaaagaaataaaggcATGATGAGCAACGTGACGCCGAGTAGTCATAGGCCAAATCCAGCTCGCAAGAGCCTCCACTTTGGCCTGCGAGAggattttgttcatatttttgtacattttttgtggaaaaattacagcaaaaacatgaaCCTATAACTTAATAAATGCAATGACATATACGGTGAATTGTAATTTCCCTCCTCTGCTCATAATTACATGATTGCTGCAACATTTCATTGCAAATTGTTTGctagaacctttttttttctaaaatcatgCAATTTCACGCAATTCTTCAGATCacatcaattgttttttttttcttatttttatatattaaaaaattatgTTCCACAAATACTAGGACCTCTGAAGTACGAGATCCTGAAGTTACTGATATCTGTGACTTAATGTTGTAGTGAattacagaattttttttttagtcaccccttaaaaatgtgtatttttctggttcAGCCTCCTTGAGATCAAACTAGGTCTTATGGGACTCCAAATTAAAATAGTGTCTATACATTTGTTAATCTtatggaaaaacacaaacacaactaAAATAGCTTCTTCTCTAGAGAATTTGCAGCTGTACCAATATTACTGGTTAGTGTATACACAATTCTGAGTGCATGTTCTGGATAAAGTGCTATTATGACATATCAAGACATCATTAAACAGCCTTTGTTATTTACTGCATCACCTGTAGAGGATGTTTGAGAGAAAACTGAGGGGGAAGACAGAAATAATCTCTTTCATTCTAAGGAGGATTTATAATGATTAGTTAaacattttctcttttgtgCTACATGTCTGAGCTCACATCCCTTTAACAACGTTTATGTGCTTGTGCCGTTTGGTTCAAGTTAAGCCTTTAATCAACAGCTTTAACACTAAACCAACCAGTGCTTAGATGTACTGTAGACATGAGCACAGAGTTGTCCCTGCTCCGCTGTTACAGAGATGCTAATGTGAACAAAGccattaatgctaatgttccaAACTGTGTGACGTTACCGTGTTGTCAGGATGCCCAGTGTCTTGTTTGTGAGCGTCTGCTCGTGTTGCGTGACGAGTTTTGCGACGGCGCACTCTGACCGGACCCTGAGCGTGAACATCAGAGGAAACAAAGGGTTGAAAGATAGTAAAGTGACATTCCAGCAAATGCCACTGATGACACTGAATTACTctatggcagtggttctcagCCTTTCCAGacactggggacccccactgtacctgaaggtggttgaacacaaacatgaacattgaagaacagtcatgtggagacagggacatctatgagggggaataaaggggagagatttttggggtccattcataaagtcggcaacatgatggtccattgttctatgaatctgttataaccacatttatttattcatctgaataatatccactgttatccagaaagtttagtaatatttgcgccatagtatatagtaatcttagacgtaaatccttgttttaataaaacataaaatgggttaaaagtgaccaaatggtgaaaaagagggtgaaatgagattttaaaaaccacagaaattggttaaaagtagcaaaaagagttcatattggtttaaaagtggcaTAAATGGAGGTGGGGGTTGagataatgtaatttaaaaagtaggaacaattagtttaaaagttttaaatcgtgaatgtggttaaataagcATGGTATATgatgaagaggttaaaagtgacaaaaatgggtcaacatgtgtgacactaaaaaggaaaagtgatagaaagggtttataagtgttgaaaatgtcttgaaagtggaaatgtagcaacaaaacattaaaaggagcaaagatatggcaagaaaaagggatgaaaataggtttaaaaaatgataagtttgatgtagttgaaaaaagttagaaaaaaaatccttgtttcttgaaggcatctggtgaccccctcccagtgttccaaatgaaggttgagaacccctgctctaagatATAATATCAGCATCAACACTTGTTCCTTTGCCATTCTTGGACACAGACCTTGGAAATCAGCTGCAGGAGGCCAAGGGACTCCTGGTGGGGTTGGGGCAGTGTGGAGATGGGACACCCGGCTCTCCAGGAGCAGCTGAGGAGCACGCAGCGTCCACCCAGGCTCCACACGGCGTTGCAGTTGGGCTGCAGACAGCAGGACTCCCAGCACGTGGCCCCGCCCCTGCCGTCGGCCAGCGGGTACCAGCCCATGCTGATGACGCTGCTCCAGTGGATCCCCAGCACGCCACCCGTGACCCGGCACAGGTTGGCTGAGACGCCTGAGTGGGACAGAATGACAAAGCGGTGAAGGATTGGgggttagcagcagcagcatctctGAGGTTCAATCAGACCATTGATGCTCAGCCGTGGCAGCTTTAAactttaaagccaaacaaacattacagagtATAGAACTCTGTGACATGCTGGCAGAGCTGCGGCTGTGAGTTTAAGATTAGATAAAAGGAAGTGATGCCTACCCctgacaaaacaagacaaagatTAAAACCCAAACAATGAAAGAGCTGCCCTCTGAGCTTCCTGTGTCAGATCGTGAACGTTCGCCTCTTAAGAAGTGCTCATTTCCAGCTTTTTGTCATATCAACAAGGTTTGAAGGATTAACTATTGTAAGGGCAGAAACACAGCCTGTAGCTGACAACaattacacacactcacactacaAAAGTAACAAAGCAGTTAGACTGAACACTGAAtcctcacagaaaaaaaaaaaaaaaaaaaaaaaaaactgttcaacAAAAAGTGACTGAGGACTAAAAGAGCTGCAGCAAG from Gouania willdenowi chromosome 11, fGouWil2.1, whole genome shotgun sequence carries:
- the kiaa0319l gene encoding dyslexia-associated protein KIAA0319-like protein, encoding MSYAHLKLLTWSLPRLLLLPLTYLWLSALPTGVSANLCRVTGGVLGIHWSSVISMGWYPLADGRGGATCWESCCLQPNCNAVWSLGGRCVLLSCSWRAGCPISTLPQPHQESLGLLQLISKGPVRVRRRKTRHATRADAHKQDTGHPDNTETVPPPPAAPSMATPLHTGLKNLSQLTANRSSNAIAASSSKQNTTTMSDDAVIAAASSNSSADHGTPPTAGTAVVTSSTQTMRDLVVSAGESVEVTLPRNQVELNAFVVPPTLPGTNYAYDWRLITHPKDYSGEMEGKHSQTLKLSQLTVGLYVFEVAVDGEGAHGEGYVNVTVKPEPRVNKPPVAVVSPKFQEISLPTSSTVIDGSQSTDDDKVVAWHWEEVKGPLREEKVSADTQVLTLTNLVPGNYTFSLTVTDSDGATDSTLATLSVNKAKDYRPVANAGPNQVIQLPRNSITLYGNQSTDDHDSLSYEWSLSPESKDKVIEMQGVRTPILQLSAMQEGDYTFQLTVTDSSGQQDTAHVTVIVQPENNKPPVADAGPEKELTLPVDRTTLDGSKSRDDQKIATYHWKKTSGPDGARIENADSAVATVTGLEVGSYEFTLTVTDERKLESSDIVTVIVREEKDQPPIARVVSSPPIALPARTATLDGSHSTDDKGGVSYLWTREDSSPAAGDVLNNSDHQAVLFLGNLVEGKYKFTLTVTDSKGQTSTDRGTVEVKPDVWERDLVELVLEVAISQVSHRQRDMLLRQVGVLLGVLDSDIIVREISAFNEHSTRLVFLVSGGPGRPPLSGRSVALGLRNKLHKQKNDFLIFKAQRVDTVVCQLNCSSHGECDAFTRRCVCQPFWMENFIRAQLGDAESNCEWSVLYVTISSFMIVVAVATLVWGMVCCCNRRRSKVRRSKSRYKILEAEEQDCLELKPQRVARLKPVPAPTSSALMHSDSDLDSEDGRSAVPWKEQERGHLLRPQNGSLRNGQAPPRGKKQREELL